A genomic region of Tigriopus californicus strain San Diego chromosome 1, Tcal_SD_v2.1, whole genome shotgun sequence contains the following coding sequences:
- the LOC131879924 gene encoding uncharacterized protein LOC131879924 isoform X2, with product MSSGGVSHSNTGTSSSHGPSGHPIALGGPTEKVPSLFIERPKMPRATWEALRAHVIKERQKKKQMLDKTQEVERQKIQRETKKKQEAKTLVDTRNEISSLEIKLAQLKEEKHQLFHTLKKVLYEDDRRRSKDVSHSNIYMQQPIQRPTTGIQYMKPHHPHMLLAPTISQVNAASAMNQPQNLATLKRQRSPSPPRSTISTAYYRTPALSSTANKHNLHASAVNSLSAASIYGSSPSYPSGCTRDDSERTRPQQTLYLSAADLSHRNACTTAGMTVARSEPNLSTVHLLAASDRGVREAQPLQLTRAGPGHSVGGINSSNIETYRSSLLAGLHQRQAPAGVRYSITSASNVPAATLLTTSTGQRLSSIPPQNGVAAEITRVYRDV from the exons ATGTCTTCAGGTGGGGTCAGCCACTCCAATACGGGGACTAGTTCCTCCCATGGGCCCTCGGGGCATCCGATAGCCCTGGGGGGACCCACGGAAAAGGTGCCGTCCTTGTTCATTGAACGCCCCAAGATGCCTAGGGCCACTTGGGAAGCCTTGAGAGCACATGTGAtcaaagaaagacagaaaaagaagcaaatgcTGGACAAAACGCAAGAG GTGGAGCGTCAGAAGATCCAAAGGGAGACCAAGAAGAAACAAGAGGCCAAAACTTTAGTGGACACTCGAAATGAGATCAGTTCACTAGAGATAAAGTTGGCTCAACTCAAAGAAGAGAAACATCAACTTTTTCACACCCTGAAAAAG GTACTCTATGAGGACGACCGCCGTCGAAGCAAGGACGTGTCTCACAGTAATATATACATGCAACAACCAATTCAAAGACCCACTACAGGAATCCAATACATGAAACCACATCATCCCCACATGCTCTTGGCACCGACTATTTCCCAGGTCAATGCGGCATCGGCCATGAACCAACCTCAAAATCTAGCCACTTTAAAACGCCAAAG ATCTCCGTCGCCGCCACGTAGCACCATTTCCACTGCCTACTACCGTACTCCAGCCTTGTCCAGCACTGCTAATAAGCACAATTTACACGCATCTGCTGTGAACTCGCTCTCAGCCGCTTCGATCTACGGCTCTTCACCTTCCTACCCGTCGGGCTGTACCAGGGACGACTCGGAGCGAACCCGTCCCCAACAAACATTGTACCTATCCGCGGCTGATTTGTCCCATCGAAATGCTTGCACCACGGCGGGAATGACTGTGGCTCGCTCCGAACCCAATTTGAGCACGGTGCACTTGTTGGCGGCCTCAGACAGAGGCGTTCGTGAAGCACAGCCGCTCCAGCTAACACGGGCTGGTCCCGGGCATTCCGTAGGCGGGATCAATAGTTCAAACATTGAAACTTACCGCAGTAGTCTCTTGGCCGGGCTTCACCAGAGGCAAGCTCCCGCAGGAGTCAGATACTCCATCACCTCTGCTTCAAACGTTCCGGCCGCGACTTTACTTACAACATCGACTGGTCAGCGGTTATCTAGCATACCCCCTCAAAACGGTGTGGCTGCCGAGATCACACGGGTGTATCGGGACGTTTAA
- the LOC131879924 gene encoding uncharacterized protein LOC131879924 isoform X1, translating into MSSGGVSHSNTGTSSSHGPSGHPIALGGPTEKVPSLFIERPKMPRATWEALRAHVIKERQKKKQMLDKTQEVERQKIQRETKKKQEAKTLVDTRNEISSLEIKLAQLKEEKHQLFHTLKKVIAGTNADAVLYEDDRRRSKDVSHSNIYMQQPIQRPTTGIQYMKPHHPHMLLAPTISQVNAASAMNQPQNLATLKRQRSPSPPRSTISTAYYRTPALSSTANKHNLHASAVNSLSAASIYGSSPSYPSGCTRDDSERTRPQQTLYLSAADLSHRNACTTAGMTVARSEPNLSTVHLLAASDRGVREAQPLQLTRAGPGHSVGGINSSNIETYRSSLLAGLHQRQAPAGVRYSITSASNVPAATLLTTSTGQRLSSIPPQNGVAAEITRVYRDV; encoded by the exons ATGTCTTCAGGTGGGGTCAGCCACTCCAATACGGGGACTAGTTCCTCCCATGGGCCCTCGGGGCATCCGATAGCCCTGGGGGGACCCACGGAAAAGGTGCCGTCCTTGTTCATTGAACGCCCCAAGATGCCTAGGGCCACTTGGGAAGCCTTGAGAGCACATGTGAtcaaagaaagacagaaaaagaagcaaatgcTGGACAAAACGCAAGAG GTGGAGCGTCAGAAGATCCAAAGGGAGACCAAGAAGAAACAAGAGGCCAAAACTTTAGTGGACACTCGAAATGAGATCAGTTCACTAGAGATAAAGTTGGCTCAACTCAAAGAAGAGAAACATCAACTTTTTCACACCCTGAAAAAGGTCATAGCCGGAACTAATGCGGATGCT GTACTCTATGAGGACGACCGCCGTCGAAGCAAGGACGTGTCTCACAGTAATATATACATGCAACAACCAATTCAAAGACCCACTACAGGAATCCAATACATGAAACCACATCATCCCCACATGCTCTTGGCACCGACTATTTCCCAGGTCAATGCGGCATCGGCCATGAACCAACCTCAAAATCTAGCCACTTTAAAACGCCAAAG ATCTCCGTCGCCGCCACGTAGCACCATTTCCACTGCCTACTACCGTACTCCAGCCTTGTCCAGCACTGCTAATAAGCACAATTTACACGCATCTGCTGTGAACTCGCTCTCAGCCGCTTCGATCTACGGCTCTTCACCTTCCTACCCGTCGGGCTGTACCAGGGACGACTCGGAGCGAACCCGTCCCCAACAAACATTGTACCTATCCGCGGCTGATTTGTCCCATCGAAATGCTTGCACCACGGCGGGAATGACTGTGGCTCGCTCCGAACCCAATTTGAGCACGGTGCACTTGTTGGCGGCCTCAGACAGAGGCGTTCGTGAAGCACAGCCGCTCCAGCTAACACGGGCTGGTCCCGGGCATTCCGTAGGCGGGATCAATAGTTCAAACATTGAAACTTACCGCAGTAGTCTCTTGGCCGGGCTTCACCAGAGGCAAGCTCCCGCAGGAGTCAGATACTCCATCACCTCTGCTTCAAACGTTCCGGCCGCGACTTTACTTACAACATCGACTGGTCAGCGGTTATCTAGCATACCCCCTCAAAACGGTGTGGCTGCCGAGATCACACGGGTGTATCGGGACGTTTAA
- the LOC131879924 gene encoding uncharacterized protein LOC131879924 isoform X3, protein MSSGGVSHSNTGTSSSHGPSGHPIALGGPTEKVPSLFIERPKMPRATWEALRAHVIKERQKKKQMLDKTQEVLYEDDRRRSKDVSHSNIYMQQPIQRPTTGIQYMKPHHPHMLLAPTISQVNAASAMNQPQNLATLKRQRSPSPPRSTISTAYYRTPALSSTANKHNLHASAVNSLSAASIYGSSPSYPSGCTRDDSERTRPQQTLYLSAADLSHRNACTTAGMTVARSEPNLSTVHLLAASDRGVREAQPLQLTRAGPGHSVGGINSSNIETYRSSLLAGLHQRQAPAGVRYSITSASNVPAATLLTTSTGQRLSSIPPQNGVAAEITRVYRDV, encoded by the exons ATGTCTTCAGGTGGGGTCAGCCACTCCAATACGGGGACTAGTTCCTCCCATGGGCCCTCGGGGCATCCGATAGCCCTGGGGGGACCCACGGAAAAGGTGCCGTCCTTGTTCATTGAACGCCCCAAGATGCCTAGGGCCACTTGGGAAGCCTTGAGAGCACATGTGAtcaaagaaagacagaaaaagaagcaaatgcTGGACAAAACGCAAGAG GTACTCTATGAGGACGACCGCCGTCGAAGCAAGGACGTGTCTCACAGTAATATATACATGCAACAACCAATTCAAAGACCCACTACAGGAATCCAATACATGAAACCACATCATCCCCACATGCTCTTGGCACCGACTATTTCCCAGGTCAATGCGGCATCGGCCATGAACCAACCTCAAAATCTAGCCACTTTAAAACGCCAAAG ATCTCCGTCGCCGCCACGTAGCACCATTTCCACTGCCTACTACCGTACTCCAGCCTTGTCCAGCACTGCTAATAAGCACAATTTACACGCATCTGCTGTGAACTCGCTCTCAGCCGCTTCGATCTACGGCTCTTCACCTTCCTACCCGTCGGGCTGTACCAGGGACGACTCGGAGCGAACCCGTCCCCAACAAACATTGTACCTATCCGCGGCTGATTTGTCCCATCGAAATGCTTGCACCACGGCGGGAATGACTGTGGCTCGCTCCGAACCCAATTTGAGCACGGTGCACTTGTTGGCGGCCTCAGACAGAGGCGTTCGTGAAGCACAGCCGCTCCAGCTAACACGGGCTGGTCCCGGGCATTCCGTAGGCGGGATCAATAGTTCAAACATTGAAACTTACCGCAGTAGTCTCTTGGCCGGGCTTCACCAGAGGCAAGCTCCCGCAGGAGTCAGATACTCCATCACCTCTGCTTCAAACGTTCCGGCCGCGACTTTACTTACAACATCGACTGGTCAGCGGTTATCTAGCATACCCCCTCAAAACGGTGTGGCTGCCGAGATCACACGGGTGTATCGGGACGTTTAA
- the LOC131886444 gene encoding uncharacterized protein LOC131886444, with amino-acid sequence MSSGGAHHNNSGGGSSHANSGHSGCHGGPIEKLPSLFIERPKMPRATWDALRNHILRERQRKKQEQDKTQEVLYEDDRRRIKDVSQPQMYLQPSARPSPNQQYMKPHPHMLLAQGTPSSQQQQVSNYQKRARSPSPPRAGISSAYYRTPITVATQGGPAKFNSAVASAMYGNHANFQMYPSISREEADRNKHPYLSQTTASRVSYTNVVPRNAPMNLGVSHGVAPQSADNFRGSIMAGYPRSTALRYPNASTTTSVGVLHGVPRLANVPPQTGPPQGGPPPQGMPRLYQREV; translated from the exons ATGTCTTCGGGAGGAGCCCATCATAATAACTCTGGGGGAGGATCATCGCATGCCAACTCAG GACATTCCGGATGCCATGGCGGACCCATTGAAAAATTGCCTTCGCTGTTTATCGAGAGACCCAAGATGCCTAGAGCCACGTGGGACGCCCTGCGGAATCATATCttgagagaaagacagaggaAGAAACAGGAACAAGACAAAACCCAAGAG GTCCTCTATGAGGATGATCGACGTCGTATCAAAGACGTAAGCCAACCTCAGATGTATCTCCAACCAAGCGCGAGGCCCAGTCCCAACCAGCAATACATGAAACCCCATCCTCACATGCTTCTCGCGCAAGGAACGCCTTCGTCACAACAACAGCAAGTGTCGAATTATCAGAAACGAGCTCGTTCACCCTCTCCACCTCGAGCTGGAATCTCATCGGCCTATTACCGCACCCCTATTACTGTGGCCACTCAGGGAGGACCTGCCAAATTCAATTCAGCCGTGGCCTCGGCGATGTATGGCAATCatgccaattttcaaatgtatccCAGTATTTCCAGGGAGGAGGCTGATCGAAACAAGCACCCTTATCTATCTCAGACCACGGCATCGCGGGTCAGTTACACCAATGTGGTGCCCAGAAATGCGCCGATGAACTTGGGGGTATCTCACGGTGTGGCACCCCAATCGGCCGATAATTTCCGCGGTTCAATCATGGCCGGTTATCCTCGCTCGACAGCGTTGAGGTACCCTAATGCTTCAACCACTACTTCGGTGGGAGTGCTGCATGGCGTGCCAAGATTGGCCAATGTTCCCCCGCAAACAGGACCGCCTCAAGGTGGGCCACCTCCTCAGGGCATGCCAAGACTATACCAGCGAGAAGTGTGA
- the LOC131879904 gene encoding zinc finger protein 687a-like: MEPTREGDDLGKITPPKTPNLQQPEKTFPELMKLIHTLDDVSRPSKMDPERKSGEPEDDDQIQSKVVANVIASLEDEDNGTDELPAQDSEFRPTLENKIEQPLILDIDPRATEHDMSEDWKLDAGPSDTPEETFGDQDVPMAKESVPEQEMECQSESSHVPVELGDVTKAKVRNEQNQNELVTKHSQASDLERTGLCKEVASIIPDHDTGPSKLNNENVEVIAQFIKDTQPEKKKPLKLKKTGNRQSKSKKVAKPLQNVDFQKKRGVQVKPIQNWRKVIKFPQSTQERQIHEQLFKSPLPTYIPCVPKGTSQRLIATLSAKDVEQLCCPGCKDRFLLPHTFFQHVYRKSIGISFNCQLCQKRLSFNNHCHLKMHVMSHLENDGVSVVASEGVNIVPLGSKELQVGFFDDNCSSELDNVYRETFRNDPNMDQCSECRLSIEKNQLQAHFLLGNVNFFKECGECSQVLPNQCSLSAHERIHRREKPYSCPECGTDFQTWNTFQHHVQKSCLHEYKVWTFECKLCVQKGVGPSEALIKAQNLVGHVIDHHIKLYYKCTSCSKAFDSKDAIYKHRDEVHGASTNHQADFSILYKANFLRKNNIFMSIDALERKMETLSRDWFKDFVFQCPSCCEFFEDGPALDEHNAQWCQMQQFKENENWCRSKLFPPPKDAKLTEKKLKLEECWRILQEICPKGCAQCHETLVTLKGHLGTHLDLEGSNLELTAIPPPSLLSPMVERRVSSVHSEPDEEPPEPKRRKTRSAVAANLESPRLSNPEPLEPQAPVAEPEIECPKQILLPAVEVKSEALESPKPLVSIKDKRSPAFLLKKKIKSKIAKKSEIKPFVESLGLDMPSSRNLMAINRLSKKALAVGSSVSDTKNSTSNVGNHTNMSKFKCALCDFDSEFEDSFVSHIRIHRPSNVDIGDYFQCKQCGMCFASEPAWRKHLFLLHRIKRPDPEDYCEPLEYADDGPSDIVQNEPALKPRQNVCQVCSKAFASPVELRRHFRSHGMAFLQTGVQ; the protein is encoded by the coding sequence ATGGAACCGACCAGGGAGGGTGATGACTTGGGAAAAATCACGCCGCCCAAGACTCCCAATCTCCAACAACCTGAGAAGACGTTCCCtgaattgatgaaattgatccATACCTTGGATGACGTGTCCCGTCCTTCTAAGATGGATCCAGAGCGCAAATCGGGCGAACCAGAGGATGACGACCAAATCCAGAGCAAAGTGGTGGCCAATGTCATCGCCTCTCTGGAGGATGAGGACAATGGGACCGATGAATTACCAGCCCAAGACTCCGAATTTAGACCCACGCTTGAGAACAAGATTGAGCAGCCCTTGATATTAGATATCGATCCAAGAGCCACTGAGCACGATATGAGTGAGGATTGGAAGTTAGATGCCGGTCCAAGCGACACCCCAGAAGAGACATTTGGAGATCAGGATGTTCCCATGGCTAAAGAATCGGTCCCAGAGCAAGAAATGGAGTGTCAATCTGAATCATCGCATGTTCCCGTAGAACTGGGTGATGTGACAAAAGCAAAAGTGAGGaatgaacaaaatcaaaatgaacttgTTACAAAACACAGTCAAGCCTCTGACCTGGAACGAACCGGTCTTTGTAAGGAAGTAGCCAGCATCATACCCGACCATGACACAGGtccatcaaaattgaacaacgaGAATGTAGAGGTGATCGCCCAATTTATTAAAGATACTCAACCAGAGAAgaagaaaccattgaaattaaagaaaaCGGGCAATCGACAGTCAAAGTCTAAAAAGGTGGCAAAACCATTGCAGAATGTGGATTTCCAAAAGAAGCGTGGGGTGCAAGTGAAGCCCATTCAAAACTGGCGGAAAGTGATCAAATTCCCTCAATCCACACAAGAGCGCCAAATCCATGAGCAATTGTTCAAGAGTCCATTGCCTACTTATATTCCGTGTGTTCCAAAGGGAACGTCACAACGACTCATTGCCACTTTGAGTGCCAAGGATGTGGAGCAGCTCTGTTGCCCTGGTTGCAAAGACAGATTCCTACTTCCTCACACGTTCTTCCAGCATGTCTACAGAAAGAGCATTGGCATCAGTTTCAATTGTCAGTTGTGTCAAAAGAGGCTGTCTTTCAATAATCATTGTCATTTGAAGATGCACGTGATGAGTCATTTGGAGAATGATGGCGTGTCTGTGGTGGCCTCTGAAGGCGTGAATATTGTCCCATTGGGATCGAAAGAGCTACAAGTGGGTTTTTTTGACGATAATTGCTCATCAGAGTTGGACAATGTCTATAGAGAGACCTTCCGGAACGACCCGAACATGGATCAGTGTTCAGAGTGCAGACTGTCCATCGAAAAGAACCAACTTCAAGCTCATTTTCTGCTGGGAAACgtcaatttcttcaaagaatGTGGAGAATGTTCTCAAGTGTTACCCAACCAATGCTCACTTTCCGCTCACGAGCGGATTCATCGCCGTGAGAAACCGTATTCTTGTCCAGAGTGtggaactgattttcaaaCGTGGAACACCTTTCAACACCATGTGCAAAAATCTTGTCTTCATGAATACAAAGTGTGGACTTTTGAGTGCAAGCTCTGCGTCCAAAAGGGCGTTGGACCCTCTGAGGCCTTGATCAAGGCCCAAAATCTCGTAGGACACGTGATTGATCATCATATCAAGCTGTATTACAAGTGCACCAGTtgctccaaagcatttgattcGAAAGATGCCATTTACAAACATCGAGATGAAGTTCATGGGGCCAGTACAAATCATCAAGCGGATTTCTCGATCCTTTACAAAGCCAATTTCTTGCggaaaaacaacattttcatgTCCATCGACGCTCTTGAACGAAAAATGGAGACCTTGAGCCGAGATTGGTTCAAGGATTTTGTGTTCCAGTGCCCTTCCTGCTGCGAATTCTTTGAAGACGGCCCAGCCTTAGATGAGCACAACGCTCAATGGTGTCAGATGCAACAGTTCAAAGAGAACGAAAACTGGTGTCGTTCCAAATTGTTCCCACCGCCAAAAGATGCTAAACTGACCGAGAAGAAGCTCAAATTGGAGGAGTGTTGGAGAATCCTCCAAGAAATCTGTCCCAAAGGCTGTGCACAATGCCACGAGACATTAGTCACACTCAAAGGGCATCTAGGGACTCATTTGGATCTCGAAGGCTCAAACCTAGAACTGACCGCAATTCCTCCACCATCTTTGCTTTCTCCAATGGTCGAACGAAGGGTGTCCTCTGTTCATTCTGAACCCGATGAAGAGCCTCCAGAGCCAAAGCGTCGGAAGACTCGTTCTGCCGTGGCAGCTAATTTAGAATCTCCTCGACTTTCCAATCCGGAACCACTGGAACCACAAGCTCCTGTGGCAGAGCCCGAAATTGAATGCCCCAAGCAAATTCTTCTACCAGCTGTTGAGGTGAAGAGTGAAGCCCTTGAATCACCAAAACCATTAGTATCCATCAAGGACAAGAGAAGTCCCGCTTTtctcttgaagaagaaaatcaagagTAAGATAGCTAAGAAGAGTGAAATCAAGCCATTTGTAGAGAGTTTAGGGCTGGATATGCCATCCTCGAGAAATCTGATGGCCATCAATCGTCTGAGCAAAAAAGCATTGGCCGTTGGGTCGTCAGTGTCAGACACGAAGAATAGTACGTCGAATGTGGGAAACCACACTAACATGTCCAAGTTCAAGTGTGCTTTGTGTGATTTTGATTCCGAATTTGAGGACAGCTTTGTATCCCATATTCGGATTCATCGCCCGTCCAATGTCGATATTGGGGACTATTTTCAATGCAAACAGTGTGGGATGTGCTTTGCTTCTGAACCAGCGTGGAGAAAGCATTTGTTTCTCCTACATAGGATCAAGCGACCCGACCCAGAGGATTATTGCGAACCTTTGGAATATGCCGACGATGGGCCGAGTGATATAGTCCAAAATGAGCCTGCCCTAAAACCCAGACAGAATGTTTGTCAAGTGTGCTCCAAGGCCTTCGCAAGCCCTGTCGAACTTCGAAGACACTTCCGAAGTCATGGAATGGCATTTTTACAGACCGGTGTCCAGTAG
- the LOC131879913 gene encoding gamma-tubulin complex component 3 homolog, with the protein MNAANTPASSLASSTASMSINPSNPPAQGVHALIVRLLGPKFGCDEDLVSSHYQSALALLSSSASTSNHVQSELAIVENLQKKLIREDRAQDVAKFKDLYVRLQRLPVLQNRSEILQLFYHLSEKPGTDKHRKVAPFHAKVGGTQRSTPQFAANGESGGLSMLANSEAPSSYLSSIHEIRSHLGPGYHPPLPPKPKSPIQHLIQAKSSQSPPKKEVKGSEKALLRELIYSFQGIEGTMLKVNHQTGRFNLSEVYRQNFSPSVVQISLRLAELGWLFSQVNEFCERMAEERDIGLTAQSFVTALKNELSEFYRLLSTLEGQLQDSVSALSLQHLMVWTLEPMNRMKLLVSIVETCQGLRGGALISTIYSYLHHGDPASSETVHALLCTVCKPMYLMLLRWISDGTLEDPFNEFFIASDSKIHGDLLWLDKYSIRHSMIPKFLSLAWVKKILATGKNINYLHEVCKDTTPISGRDIVKDNLNKTSPESIFASAQSDSLLHSTIQRAYRDTSSHVLSVLFTRYKLLDHMSAMRKYLLLGQGDIIRYLLELLEEELCQSASTLFPHTLAGILETAIRSTNAQFEDPEILERLDVRLLDTQPGDIGWDVFSLDYKVAGPIGTVFGPKVMNQYLMLFNALWRAKRIEWLLSCVWRDQTVLAKMTKTVPELRPLLHIANLLCSEMIHFIHQLAYYITFEVMECSWDILIKQLKKAESLDEVIEAHEEFLQTLLRQALLDEESNELLTQLRAIYDRILEFQSIQNKMQTAAIAEAECRRADEAQLRRNERAGHYGLTSADEQMQKSRKREFVKVTLPHLKSQLKIVSQSYQDMVRTFLLQLTRSQNQALQFLSFRLDFNQHYKRADARLGTPLTFQHMRESSLLLTGSFEI; encoded by the exons ATGAATGCCGCTAACACGCCTGCGTCCTCGTTGGCTTCATCCACCGCCTCCATGTCGATTAatccctcaaatccgccggCCCAAGGGGTGCATGCCTTGATCGTGCGTCTCTTGGGACCCAAATTCGGCTGTGACGAGGACCTGGTCTCTTCCCATTATCAATCCGCCTTGGCCTTGCTCTCATCATCAGCTTCGACCTCTAACCACGTTCAATCCGAACTGGCCATTGTCGAAAACTTGCAGAAAAAGTTG ATCAGGGAAGATCGTGCCCAAGATGTGGCTAAGTTTAAGGACTTATATGTTCGGCTTCAAAGATTGCCCGTGCTTCAGAATCGGAGTGAGATTCTCCAGTTGTTTTACCACTTGAGTGAGAAACCGGGGACGGACAAGCATCGGAAGGTAGCTCCTTTTCATGCCAAAGTGGGCGGTACCCAACGATCTACGCCGCAGTTTGCGGCCAACGGGGAGAGTGGTGGTTTGTCGATGTTGGCCAATAGCGAGGCCCCTTCGTCGTATTTGTCCTCAATTCATGAGATTCGTTCGCATCTGGGGCCGGGCTACCATCCACCTTTACCGCCAAAGCCCAAATCACCCATTCAGCATCTGATCCAGGCCAAGAGCTCCCAATCTCCGCCCAAGAAAGAGGTCAAAGGATCCGAAAAGGCGTTGTTGAGAGAGTTGATCTACTCGTTTCAAGGGATCGAAGGCACAATGTTAAAAGTAAACCACCAAACCGGACGTTTCAATCTATCCGAGGTTTATCGACAGAATTTCTCACCGTCCGTGGTTCAAATCTCGCTCAGGTTGGCCGAATTGGGTTGGCTTTTCAGCCAAGTGAATGAATTTTGTGAGCGCATGGCCGAAGAACGAGATATTGGGCTTACCGCCCAAAGTTTTGTAACTGCCTTGAAGAACGAGCTGTCCGAATTCTATCGACTCTTGTCCACGTTGGAAGGCCAACTGCAGGATTCTGTGTCGGCATTGAGTCTTCAACATCTTATGGTGTGGACTTTGGAGCCCATGAACCGAATGAAACTCCTGGTTTCGATCGTGGAAACATGTCAAGGTCTAAGAGGAGGTGCTCTAATCTCAACCATTTACTCTTACCTGCATCACGGAGACCCGGCGAGTTCCGAAACCGTTCACGCCCTTCTGTGCACGGTTTGCAAACCCATGTATTTGATGCTGTTGAGGTGGATCTCGGATGGAACCCTGGAGGACCCTTTCAACGAGTTCTTCATTGCCTCGGATTCCAAAATACACGGGGATCTCCTCTGGCTCGATAAGTATAGCATCCGACACTCGATGATACCCAAGTTCTTGAGTCTGGCTTGGGTGAAGAAGATCTTAGCCACGGGCAAGAACATTAATTACCTGCATGAAGTGTGCAAAGACACCACACCCATTTCCGGGAGAGATATCGTTAAggacaatttgaacaaaaccTCGCCAGAGAGCATATTTGCGAGTGCTCAAAGTGATAGTTTGCTTCATTCTACCATTCAAAGAGCTTATCGCGATACATCGTCCCATGTTTTGAGTGTTCTATTCACGCGCTACAAGTTGTTAGATCATATGTCTGCCATGCGGAAGTATCTTCTTTTGGGCCAAGGCGATATCATTCGATACCTATTGGAACTCTTGGAGGAAGAACTCTGCCAATCAGCGTCCACATTGTTCCCCCACACTTTGGCGGGAATTCTGGAGACAGCGATTCGATCCACCAACGCTCAGTTCGAGGACCCGGAGATCCTGGAGCGATTGGATGTCCGGCTCCTCGATACTCAACCCGGTGACATCGGGTGGGACGTGTTCTCTTTGGACTATAAGGTGGCTGGCCCCATAGGAACGGTATTTGGCCCGAAGGTCATGAATCAATACCTCATGCTGTTCAATGCTCTGTGGCGTGCCAAGCGTATCGAATGGCTCCTCTCGTGCGTTTGGCGAGATCAGACCGTTCTGGCCAAGATGACCAAGACCGTGCCCGAGTTGCGACCCTTGCTCCACATAGCAAATCTCCTCTGCTCCGAGATGATCCATTTCATTCATCAGCTCGCTTATTACATCACTTTCGAGGTCATGGAATGTTCTTGGGACATACTAATCAAACAACTCAAAAAGGCAGAGAGCTTGGACGAGGTGATCGAGGCTCATGAAGAGTTTCTGCAGACTTTGCTAAGACAAGCCCTTCTAGACGAGGAGTCCAATGAGCTACTCACCCAACTACGAGCCATTTATGACAGAATTCTCGAGTTCCAATCCATTCAGAATAAAATGCAAACTGCTGCCATTGCCGAAGCCGAGTGCCGTCGTGCGGATGAGGCCCAACTGCGGCGGAATGAGCGGGCCGGTCACTACGGGTTGACGAGTGCAGACGAGCAAATGCAAAAATCCCGGAAGAGGGAGTTTGTCAAGGTGACATTGCCGCATCTCAAATCGCAACTCAAGATCGTGAGCCAGTCCTATCAGGATATGGTCAGAACCTTCCTTTTACAGTTAACCCGCAGTCAGAATCAGGCCTTGCAGTTCTTGAGCTTCCGGTTGGACTTCAATCAACATTACAAACGAGCGGATGCCAGATTGGGGACGCCCCTAACATTCCAGCACATGCGAGAGAGCAGTCTCCTTCTCACGGGCTCGTTTGAAATTTAA
- the LOC131879982 gene encoding CDP-diacylglycerol--inositol 3-phosphatidyltransferase-like produces MSDTSKMDSPSETAKADRENIFMFVPNLIGYGRVILAIISFWFMPTNHVISAWCYILSGLLDAFDGHAARMFNQSTKFGAMLDMLTDRCATMALLATLCTFYPAWTFFFQLSMIIDVSCHWIHLHASLLQGATSHKFVSADGNPIMHIYYTSRPVLFGMCAGNEIFYASLYLLHFTNGPFYLFYITAVACFPIAVAKSGIAMLQGYLACLNLGGVDVEERKKLAEAKST; encoded by the exons ATGAGTGACACGTCCAAGATGGATTCTCCCTCCGAGACCGCCAAAGCGGACCGCGAAAACATCTTCATGTTTGTGCCCAATTTGATTGGCTATGGGCGGGTCATCCTGGCCATCATCTCGTTCTGGTTCATGCCCACCAACCATGTCATATCCGCTTG GTGTTATATTTTGTCGGGGTTGTTGGATGCCTTTGACGGGCATGCGGCTCGCATGTTCAATCAAAGTACCAAATTTGGCGCCATGTTGGACATGCTCACGGATCGATGTGCTACAATGGCTTTATTGGCTACCCTTTGCACTTTCTACCCGGCGTGGACCTTCTTTTTCCAACTGTCCATGATCATCGACGTGAGCTGCCATTGGATTCATTTGCACGCCAGTCTCCTTCAG GGCGCAACCAGCCACAAGTTTGTGAGCGCAGATGGCAACCCGATCATGCACATCTACTACACGTCCCGACCCGTTCTGTTTGGCATGTGTGCGGGCAACGAGATCTTTTACGCCTCACTGTATCTTCTGCATTTCACTAACGGACCCTTCTACTTGTTCTACATCACTGCCGTGGCTTGCTTCCCCATTGCCGTGGCCAAATCGGGCATAGCCATGCTTCAA GGGTATTTggcttgtttgaatttgggcGGAGTGGACGTCgaagagaggaaaaagttgGCTGAAGCCAAGTCCACCTAA